One part of the Quercus lobata isolate SW786 chromosome 7, ValleyOak3.0 Primary Assembly, whole genome shotgun sequence genome encodes these proteins:
- the LOC115953000 gene encoding probable histone H2B.3: MAPTKAEKKPTEKAPAKAEKKISKEGGSDSKKKKKIKKSIETYKIYLFKVLKQVHPDIGISSKAMGIMNSFINDLFEKLARESSRLARYNKKPTIMSREIQTAVRLVLPGELAKHAVSEGTEAVTKFTSS, from the coding sequence atGGCACCCACAAAGGCAGAGAAGAAGCCAACGGAGAAAGCTCCGGCGAAGGCCGAGAAGAAGATCTCGAAGGAAGGCGGTAGCGattcgaagaagaagaagaagatcaagaagagCATCGAGACATACAAGATCTACCTCTTCAAGGTTCTCAAACAGGTTCACCCCGATATTGGGATTTCAAGCAAGGCTATGGGGATCATGAACAGCTTCATCAACGATCTCTTCGAGAAGCTCGCCCGGGAGTCATCGCGGTTGGCTCGGTACAACAAGAAGCCCACGATCATGTCTCGGGAGATTCAGACTGCGGTGCGTTTGGTGTTGCCTGGTGAGTTGGCTAAGCACGCTGTCTCTGAAGGAACCGAGGCTGTCACCAAGTTTACTAGTTCTTGA